TTTCGGCCGAGGAAACACCCAAGAAAAGGCTCAAGAAACTTCTCAAATATCTGGACTGTGTTGATCAGTTGAATGCGGCCATAAACGCGATTAGCCAAGACGGAGAGCCGGTGATACAAAAGCTTCAAGAAGTGGTGGAGTTCTTGAGCAGGACCAAGGCCACGGATCAGTACAGGACGCTTACGCTCAGAGAGACCCTGATTACTCTCAAAGCTCTCTATGAAACTGAGGTTGATGCGATGAAATTTGATGGGCTGCTTGATGAGGCTCTATTGAATATGCAGGACGAGTATGAGAGCATATTGCTGCGTTTAAAGCATCAAAATATAGGGGAGTTGCAAGTTGATGGAGAATCTGAGATAGTGGCATCTGATTTAGGTACAGATCTGGAAATTCAAGTTCTTCAACGAATTTCCGGAACCCTGGCTGCCAATGATTGTTTAGACATATGTATTGGCATCTTTGTCAAGGTATGTGCAATGGTTCCTCTTGCGGTATTCGACCACAAATTCGTTGGCTTGGAAACCCAGCTCTGATCTATTTTCTTCATATAGTTATTCATATTAGAAACTGTAGTAATTAGAAATCATAATTAAGATGGTCATATGGTCTTTACTGTTTTGACCTTGATCAGTTAACATATTGAGAAAATGCacttggtttaaaaaaaatatcgtcTCAACTTATCATGTTTGTGCCATACCTGAGCCTTTTGGTCATACCACAGGTGAGATACAGAAGGGCAGCCAAAGCACTGATGAGGCTAAACCCAGAGTACCTAAGAACACGCACACCAGAAGAAATTGATGAGATCGAGTGGGAGACCTTGGAGACAGCAATAACCCTCTGGATTCAACACTTGGAAGTCGCAGTAAAAACCGTGCTCATCTCAGAAAAGAAACTGTGCAGCCGAGTTCTGGGAAAAATCATGGAGGGCGTAGTCTGGCCAGAATGCTTCGTTAAGATCGCTGACAAAATCATGGCAGTCTTCTTCCGGTTCGGGGAGGGCGTAGCCAGGAGCAGAAAAGAGCCCCATAAGCTGTTCAAATTCTTGGACATGTTCGACTCCTTGGAAAAACTTAAACCCGAGTTCTCAAATACCTTCGACAGCGAAGCCGGGGCCGATATCTGTACGCGGTTCCGAGAACTCACAAAGCTCCTTGTTCACGCAACAAGCAAAGTGTTTTGGGAATTTGGCCTCAAAATTGAAGGCAATTCGGATGGTCTTCCTCCACCACGGGACGGCTCAGTCCCGAAACTGGTCCGATACGCCATAAACTTCCTCAAATACCTGGCGACTGACAATTACAGAGCACCCATGGGCATGGTTCTCCGAACAGAGCAAATATGGAAAGCTGGGATTCGGTCAAAACCCGAAATGGACGACGATTTACTCAAGTACGCCATTACAAACGTCATGGACGCTCTTCAAAGAAACGTCGAAAGCAAAAGGTCGCGCTACAGGGACAACATTCTCCCCCACATATTCGCTATGAACACGTACTGGTACATTTACATGAGGACCAGAAGCACCGAGCTGGGCCTACTTCTGGGAGAGCCATATATTAAAGACACGTACAAGGCGATTGCCGAGGAATCGGCTTACAGGTATCAGAAGCAAGCTTGGGGGCCTCTCGTGAGGCTGTTGGATGGGGAAGATTTGAAGAGGGTGCAGAGCAAGGAGGCAATGGGAAGTTTAGCGAAAGTAAAAATGGAGACTTTTATGAAGGGTCTGGACGAGATTTCGCTGGGGCACAGAGAGTCTTATAGCATTGTTGATTTGGATCTGAGGGAGCAGATCAAGAAAGCCACGGTGAAGCTTGTGATGCCGGCTTACACCGATTTCGTGAACACGTTCTCTCCCGTGTTGCAGGGGAAATTGTATGTCAGCCCGCAGCCGATGCAAGTGTTGCTGGGTCAGATCTTTGACGGTGGTGATGTGAAGTTGAAGAGGCGGGATTCCAAAGATCGGGTGGCTAGGGATAATTCAGGGTCTATTGAGCGGGAGATCAGGGGTTTTAGACGGTCCAGATCTAACACCAGTGAAGTGTGAAATCGCATCTGGCCGTCCATTCGTTTAaggagtttttttgttttttaggcCATTCGTTTAAGGAGTTAGATCTGTTCGATGTGCGGATTATAAATAatgtcctttttcttttctttttttttttttctttttgttggaaaTTCTCCAATATATTTTCTCGTGTATTAAAGCCTAAATTCGGATATAATTGATATGGAGTAAATCTTGAAACATGGTTCTatctatttttcaattatttataattattattggtATCGAGATTCTCCCAATATTTCAAGAAGGgaaatattttagccataaaataattatataaaaataatttctcataaattgacatgatttgatatgatttatcagattgtaaatttacttttattataaagtaaatctaacggatcggatgaaatcatatcaatttataagattatttttttgtaatttttttgtggatgTTATATAGAGCTATAAGTGAATCATTCTGTTCAATAGTCCACTCAGTTAAATTTGAATCaaactcgactcgtgaaaaaaaaaaaaaaaaaaaaaaaaaaaacctcgtTCGTGAAAGTAGATACCtgctcgatttgtaaatgacacatatcccacaaaactcgactcgagtcaattaaaattcattaaggcaagctcgtttatgctcgagtggACTTGTTAGCTCgattcgattaaaactcattaatatattgataaatatatacatacacttatgtatatatacatatatatgtattaactaataatataagcataccacttttataattaaatatatactatGTAATCAAATGTTTaaatagtgaatatacttcatagatatattttataatctatataataattagtcgataaaatttaatcatatactagtatgtgagaaccatatataaaatagataaatgctattatattaagtgtatgtgttaataatatatgtagacatacaatatattattattttagataaatatcaactagttaggtattaatttatttgtaaattttttaaaattttataatttaattgagGTTCtacttattaattatataaatttaatattaaatcttttatttttatttatttaatttattaattattattcaaaaaataaataatttgagctCGAGTTCGGTTCGATTCGAACTCATTTATGGGATGAGCTTAAGCTCATGTCGaaagtttagcttatcgagtcaagctcgaataaagaataaaaaaaaaaaaatctcaaactcagGTTTAAGTATTTTGAGTCAAATCGAGCTCAGCGAGTCAAAGACTGACTTGATTCGACTCGATTACAGCCCTCCAATGTTGCAGTTCTCTTACAAGAATATGgatgcaaaattcaaaatttcagaCTGTTCAGATTATAAAGCTCGCCCCAGTATCAGTACACCACCCGTTAAATTTACTTGTATATGTTCTTACTTCTCGAGATAAGTCATTTGATTTGTGGTCCTAATAAATTGGAATTAGATGTCATGAAAACATATTGATATATCATGAACAGACAAAATTTATCAGtatgaataaataatttttttaaattttaacatgaCACGTCTAGTATTTCCTCTCTTAATAATACAACTCCATCTGTATATTCAATACAAAGACCACGTGAAAGTTTCATCAATGTAAACGTGAATGTTAAGTcataaataacaataatatgatTAGAATATAGTaatcaaaacttatttttatttgcgaggaatgttagatacaattttaaggGATGTAAGTTTCactcgtttaaaaaaaaaaaaaatttactatttttagaataaatggTCGAGATTTACGCACATTGAGATTGcaaacataatttatttttattaatggtaTTGTGGCGATAAAAGCTATGAACAGTAAAAAATTTAACGAAAAACCATGCGataattaatttgtatctaCCGCGTCTCGAGAatataaaagaaagtaaaaatataaatatcagcCTATAACCGCAGCATATCGTGTACtgcggttaaaaaaaaaatatatatcatgtggGTGTACTGCGGCGGTAGACTGATGTATAGAATGGTTCTAAAAGAAAACGAGATTAATCTTTGAGAGTTGCACGTTCAAGTAATGGTTGGAATAATGTGCAATAGTTGCCGTTGCAGTTTAGAGGTTGGATCAGGTTGGATAAAAGTGGGCTACCTTATTTGAGAGTTGATTAGTAGTTATAGTAATTTGTGATTTGTTGGAATAACATGTAATCTTGGTATTCTTTCACCAtaaataagagttttatttttcaataatctgGGAGGGTCATTCTTCGACATGTGGCatatcctattaaaaaaaaaaaaagtaataaactcCTTTGGCTTTAAATTAATCCTACAAGTTGGCTCTTGTGTTGGTCATGAGTTCTACTCTTCTATCGTTTTTGAAAAGTCACAAAATAAACTATGCCTTTAAAATACAAAAGTAAGCTGTTCATGACAAGAGTAAGAAAGCATTttccaaccaaaaataataataagaataaattttttattatcaattcaGTGTGTAGACTTATatgtaataattatttaaaaaataaattttaaaattgtcatcttacaaatcaaatattatcttttaagaataactctttcaaatttaaaaatagaataactctttcAAGAAacctaatatttttcattatgaGATAGAAAGTAAGACAAGtgttttaaaagtaattttagtGCTAGAgataacaaaaaatcaaaagaatgaTTTGGAGTTAGACATACCATGGATGTTTTGAGTCAATTTTGAAGGCTACCAAAAACCGGAAAACTTACCCCAAAATGTTCGCAAACGACACAAACACTGACAGAAGATATTGTTTCATTTATGGCAAGTTTAGTAATTGTTTCATTTCGAGTTAAATTGCCTAAAGTTATGGGTTGAGTTTTAACATTTACTAAGTTTTTTAGCAATAAACTAAGTGTAATGGTaaagataataattttattttaaataaaaacatttaaaaaaaatcctaaaagtgtttatcatcttaaaataaaatcataaaaatatcattattttaaaaacatatagttcaaaagtttttaaaaatgtgcCCCTACTCAATTCCATGAGTTTACTTTCTCAAACTTATcgattgcattttttttctttttctttcaaatattttttaaaaataaaaaatacatcacttcactaataatcaaatttttaatcattaaaaaaatatccaaacaataattttaaaagaataaactcatAGGATTAAGtatgattttactttttaaaaccGTGTCATCTATCCATAACTCTGTTTTAAATAGATgccatttttattataaaatcgtGCAATTTccattttataaagaaatttttcatctaaaataaaatcataaaaaggtgtcgtttggatagtgaattgagatgagatgatatatgataatttttgttaGGGGAGGCTCATCTCAGACGGACCCGAGCCTAGGAAAGCCCAACCACGAAACCCAGGTCGGAAGATGGGAGCTAAAGACTCTGGGCCACATAATCAAAGACCGAGCGCGCAACGCCTTGCAGAAAGATCCAAGATACGAAATTATCCGTCTAATGGAGGAAGTTGGGAGCCCGGGGAGAGAAGATTGAGAAGTGAGCGCAGACCCAATAAGGATTGGCCTGTCGACTCAAGGTTTAGGAGGATCCGGGGGAACGCTTCGGGGGTCAACGAATTAACCAGCCCAATCACCAGGCCAAACGAGCACTATAATGGCATGCACCCGATTCTAGAGTCAAGGACCTAAGGCATGAGCCGACCCAGGTCATTGTCAGAGCATCCAGCGTGCAACGACACGTCCTACGAGCTAAGGACGGCTCGCCTGTGATCTGACATTTACTGGCATGGCAGGGAAGTAGCGGTCAGACATATGTATGACGACTGGCATGACACGATCTCTCGCTAGGCCGCGGACTGACACCCACTGAAGCAACAGAAAATGAGTGGTGGCAGGCCTGACGTctgacacgccacgatctccctcaacAAAAGAGTCCGAATCAAGTATAAATAAGGGAGAACCCTCTTATGGGAGACTCTCGACTCAATCTGCATAACAATTCAATCTTGTTCtatatttccttcttcttcaccaGAGAACTatccactgacttaggcatcaaagTGACCTCAAAAGCCACGGgagcctctctttcttcttagttgcaggcACCAAGAAGCTTGGGCTTTGTGGAATTGTTCGgactgcgaaacacgacatcaatagttttagataaattgaataaaattttgttataatattattttaataataatattattttatgaattgaaaaaattgaattgtttattatattttgtgtgaaaattttaaaaagttgtaatgatgagatgagatgagatgagttaagatcacTTTTCAATCGAAATGGAGTTAATCTTCTCTACCAttttagagcattctcaatggATTAGTCAAATGCGGTCTAGTTTGGCTAATAAGAATACCTCAATTACTCTCAAACAttctcattactattttttacattattattacttttcacctattttttactaccattcaatattttattattaatttttcattattatttataaacattctCTTCTTTTACTATCCCAAATATTCCACATTTAACTATTAGactctaaaatatca
This genomic interval from Juglans microcarpa x Juglans regia isolate MS1-56 chromosome 4D, Jm3101_v1.0, whole genome shotgun sequence contains the following:
- the LOC121260728 gene encoding exocyst complex component EXO70I-like — protein: MALHEDDSVLDKLELACSDLKNLLHTSAKMDESLEQMDEKFDRIDETLSTALRRVAPLQSLAMATKALDTRINRAVTPALALLDSFKLSESLQDKLLELSSSLSAEETPKKRLKKLLKYLDCVDQLNAAINAISQDGEPVIQKLQEVVEFLSRTKATDQYRTLTLRETLITLKALYETEVDAMKFDGLLDEALLNMQDEYESILLRLKHQNIGELQVDGESEIVASDLGTDLEIQVLQRISGTLAANDCLDICIGIFVKVRYRRAAKALMRLNPEYLRTRTPEEIDEIEWETLETAITLWIQHLEVAVKTVLISEKKLCSRVLGKIMEGVVWPECFVKIADKIMAVFFRFGEGVARSRKEPHKLFKFLDMFDSLEKLKPEFSNTFDSEAGADICTRFRELTKLLVHATSKVFWEFGLKIEGNSDGLPPPRDGSVPKLVRYAINFLKYLATDNYRAPMGMVLRTEQIWKAGIRSKPEMDDDLLKYAITNVMDALQRNVESKRSRYRDNILPHIFAMNTYWYIYMRTRSTELGLLLGEPYIKDTYKAIAEESAYRYQKQAWGPLVRLLDGEDLKRVQSKEAMGSLAKVKMETFMKGLDEISLGHRESYSIVDLDLREQIKKATVKLVMPAYTDFVNTFSPVLQGKLYVSPQPMQVLLGQIFDGGDVKLKRRDSKDRVARDNSGSIEREIRGFRRSRSNTSEV